A segment of the Pedobacter faecalis genome:
CTTCACTGGATCTGGGTGTGGACTTTAAACCGGTAGACACCGTGGTGCAGATCGGATCACCGAAGGGCGTTGCGCGCTTCCTGCAGCGAGCAGGGCGTAGCGGGCACTCCCCTTTTGAGACGTCCAAGATTTACTTCCTGCCCACGCATGCCCTTGAACTTGTGGAGGCGGCGGCGATTAAAGAAGCCGCCCGGACACAGAACATTGAGAGCCGGGAGCCCATGGTGATGGTGTTTGATACACTTGTACAGTACCTGGTTACGCTTGCGGTGGGCGACGGCTTTGACGACGAGGTAATTTTTAATGAGGTGCGGCAGACTTACGCTTTCAGGGAACTGCTGCCTGAGGAGTGGAACTGGATCATGCAGTTTATTACCACCGGCGGCGACAGTCTGACAGCCTACAATGAGTTCAGCAAAGTAGAGCGTGTAGAGGGCCGCTGGAAAGTTACCAGCCGGCAGATCGCCATGCGGCACCGGTTGAGCATTGGTACGATTGTGAGCGATCCGATGATGAAGGTTAAATTTCTGAGCGGCGGCTTTATTGGCATGATTGAGGAGTCTTTTATCTCAAAAATGAAACCGGGCAATAGTTTTACCCTGGCGGGGCGTGTACTGGAATTCATCATGATCAAAGACATGATGGTGATTGTGAAGAAGAGCAAGCAGAAACAGGCGATAAACCCAAGCTGGATGGGCGGGCGGATTTCGCTTACGGCCAATCTGGGCAGCGTGCTACGCAAAAAATACAATGAAACGCTGGATAAAAAGCATGGTGACGAGGAACTGGACTTTATCCTACCTCTGTTTGAACGGCAGGCCAGGGTGTCGCACGTACCTAAGCACAATGAATTTTTGATTGAAATGATCGAAACACGCGACGGTTTCCACTTTTTTGGATATCCGTTTGAAGGGCGGCAGGTACATGAGATCATGGCTGCGCTGATTGCTTACCGGCTGGCCAAAATTAAACCGATCACGTTTTCTATTGCGATGAACGACTATGGTTTTGAGCTGTTGAGTGAACAGCCCATTCCGCTAGATGAAGCCAATGTGAAAAGCATTTTTAGTCCGGTGAACCTTGCGGACGATATTGTTTCGAGCATTAACGCTACAGAAATGGCCCGGAGGAAGTTCCGGGACATTGCCTGCATATCGGGTCTGGTATTTCAGGGATATCCTGGGAAGTATGTGGCCAATAAGCACCTGCAGTCGTCTGCCGCATTATTTTTCAACGTGTTTAGCGATTATGATAAACATAACTTATTATTGCGCCAGGCTTATGATGAAGCCTTTTACCAGCAAATTGAAGAACCAAGGCTTGCTGCGGCTTTACACAGGATACAGGCCAGCGAGATTGTTATTGTACGGACCGACAGGTACACACCTTTGTGTTTCCCGATCAAGGTTGACAGTTTGCGCGACAATATGAGTTCGGAGGAGTTAAGTCAGCGCATCGTGAGGATGACTGCTGAGGCGGAGAAGAAGAATGCAAGAAGGAAAAATGACCATTGACTGCAATGGCGAACAACTGATATTAAGTAAAGAGCGGGCGATTTTCTGGCCTCGGGAGCGCATGCTGATCATTAGCGATCTTCATGTGGGCAAGTCGGCACATTTCCGTAAATCTGGTGTACCGGTGCCAGATTTGGTGGGCACATCTGATCTGAAGCGCCTGGCATCCCTGATCAGGGAGTTTGAGCCGGCCACGCTTTTGGTGACAGGTGATATGTTTCATAATCATCTGAACAGCGACGTGGAGGTTTTTCGCGAATGGAGAAGCAAGTATCCCGAGTTGAAGGTTGTGCTGATAAAAGGCAACCATGACCGACTGAGCGACTCGGAATATGAGGGCCTTGATATTGAAATCTACCATAAAGAGCTATTGCTGGCCCCGTTTCGGTTTATCCACGACAAGCCAACGGTGTCTGATGCGTATTTTAATATATCCGGGCACATCCATCCGGGGGTCGTGCTTCATGGCAGGGCAAGGCAGCGACTGAGGTTTCCTTGTTTTTATTTCAGCAGTCACTGTGCTGTTCTACCGGCATTTAGTGTGTTTACAGGGCTGTTCCTGATCAAACCTGAAACGGGCGACCGGTTTTATGCCATTACCGCGAAAGATGTGGTGGCTGTCTAAGCGATCTGTCGGCCAAGGTTGCTCATCCAGCCTTCGAACATTTCCTGTTCTATGCGAATGATCTCTGCTGCATGCTTTTGCCATTCTGGTGAGAATTCTTCCAGTTGTTTGATCATTTCTTCCAGGTGACCTTCTTCTTCAAGGATAATCGACTTAACGTTTACCCTGCTTTTTGCGTTGCTGAGCACTTCCTGATAGATGGGATACAGTTCGTCTGCCCTTACTTCGATCACATAGGTTACAAAAAGATAGGCGGCAAACTTTAACTCGTAGCCGCTTAGGTTGAACTCCTTTTTCAGGTAACGACAAGCGGCGATATCAAGTGCGTTGAGATAGTATTTGGTGTGATCTGGTGTGAGCAATTCTTCGTTGGTATAGGTCTGAAAGAGATTTGCACCCAGTTTGTCTATTTGTTTTTTAAGATAGTAAGCATGCCTGTGCTCCTCTGCAGCATGCTTGAGGATAATGAGATGCACGCTTTCCTTGTGCTCAGATGCGGAAATCTTTTTTGCACCTGCATTTTCCATGAATGAAAGGGTATTTAACCATTTGGCATGCAAAAGGTTATCGTTCACTATATGTTCCAGTATGGGTTTAATTTGCATAGTCAATTTCGGTTAATGCTGCTGATATTGCGCTGTAAATATAGTCCAGATCGTCGTTACTGATGACATAAGGTGGTAAAATATAAATGATATTTCCCAGGGGCCTCATGATAATTCCACGTTCGAGGAAGAAATTATAGAGCCGGTTGCGTAGTCCGCTGAGGTAAGATGCATCTTCCCCTGCCTCCCATTCTATAGCCAGTATAGTTCCCGCTTGGCGTACGTCTTTCAATTTGGGATGACCCGCTATTTTGGCGGCAAACTGGCTATGCTGTTTCTCGATCCGTCTGATGTTGTCCATGGTTTCCTCCCGCTCAAGGATGTCCAGGCTGGCCAGTGAAGCCGCGCAGGCGACCGGGTTGGCCGTAAAGGAATGGCCATGATACAGCGTTTTAAGCTTATCGGTGCTGTAAAAGGCCTGATATATCTTGTCGTTGCAGGTCGTAATACCCATCGGCATGGTACCTCCGGTAAGTCCTTTGGAAAGGCAATATATATCGGGCGCGGTTTTTAAGGCTTCGCAGGAGAAGTATTTGCCTGTGCGACCAAAACCAGTCATCACTTCATCGGCTATGGTTAAAATACCGTGCGACTGGCAGCTTTCGATCAGTTCATCAAGATAGGCCGCGTCGTACATACGCATGCCTGCCGTTCCCAATACCATGGGTTCAAAGATAAAACAGGCAACTTCGTTCGACAGGTAATTGATTCGAGATCTTAGCTGGCTGATATTTGCTGCGCTAGGCAAATCCAGGAACTCTACATCAAACAACAGGGAATTAAATGGCTCGGTAAACATGCTGCGTCCGCTTACAGACATGGCCCCAAAGGTGTCGCCATGATATGCTTCCCGAAATGCAAGTATTTTAGTGCGTGGCTTGCCCCCGTTCACCCAATATTGAAGGCACATTTTCAGGGCGACTTCCACAGCTGTAGAACCATTGTCGCTGTAAAATACCTTCTCTTGCTGGCCTGGCAGCAGCGGCAGGAGCCGTTCGGCCAACTGTACAGCCGGCTCATGGGTGAATCCGGCGAAGATCACATGTTCGAGCGTTTTAAGCTGTTCGGCCACTTTAGCTGCGATGTGCGGGTGTGCGTGACCGTGAATATTCACCCACCAGCTGGAAACCGCGTCGATATAGCGTTGCCCCGCATCATCGTATAAATAGCATCCTTCGCCACGTACAATGCCGATATGCGGCAGTGCATCCTTCATTTGGGTGTATGGATGCCACATAACTTTACTATCCCTTTCGGTTAAATTCATGTAGGGTATTTTTTATTTGTTCGTTCTGCATTAGTATGACCTCCACAACGCGCTGATCGGTACGGAATGTTACATCGCTCATGCTCAGCTTCTCCAGGGCAACCCATCTGAAGGATTGCAGCTTTCCTTCGTCGAAATCGTACACCTGGGTCTTAAAGGAAAGGTTGAGCGGTGTAACAGGTTTTACCAGGTAATAGATACTCAGGATCTGGCTGTCGTTGAATGACGACTTCTCGTAAAAATCGGTGGTATACAGGTGGCTAAGCACTTCTACCTCAACTTCGCATTCCTCTATAAATTCCCGCTTAAGCGCTTCCAGCAGACCTTCTCCAAGTTCTACGCCACCGCCGGGGAACTTACTGAAGGTCCTGTCGCCCGACTGCTCGTCGCTGATCAGAACCTGGTTCTCCTCGTTGATCAGCACGCCATATACCCGTACGTTAAAGTAACTCATTGATCAAAATGTTTTTGGTTCTTGGTAGCATTCTCAATGGTCCATACAATCTCCTCGCGGAAGGGCTCGCGGCGTACCGGACATTCTTTCATATGGCAGTAATGGCAGCACTCAGGCAGACAAGGATCGGCGTGTATAAACAGCTCGGTCTTGTGCGGCGCGGTGCCGTTAATGGTCTGATCTATCTCGGATATCTCGCGGTGAACCTGTGTGAGTTCAAAATAATAAGGCAATGTAATATGGCAGTCGATATGCAGATCGGCGCCATACTGCTGCGCCCTCAGATTGTGTATATCGATCCAGGGATCGCGCCTGTTATGCTGCAGAATAGCGATAACATCTTTGACAACTTCCTGGTTACTCTCGTCCATAAGGCCGCCGACAGAACGGCGGATAAGTTTGTAACCGTTATGAATGATATAACCGGCAAGCAAAATAGATATCACGGAATCCAGCCATGTTAGTCCCGTAACCTTGATCAATATGATGCCGCCAACAAGTCCTGCGCTGGTTATGGCATCCGTAAAAAGGTGTTTGCCGTCTGCTTCGAGGGTAATGGACCTGTGTGTTTTTCCTGCTTTGATCAGATATAGGCCGGTAAACAGATTGATGATACCAGTGGCTCCGATAATGATCGCACCCTCCAGCAGATTTTCCAGTGTTTTCGGATAGATCAGATCGGCCCCCGATTTAAGCAAAATAATGACACCGGCCGCGGTAATAAGCACGCCTTCCAGAAAGGCTGAGAAAAATTCAATTTTGCCGTGGCCATACGGGTGGTTGTTATCTTTTGGTCTGGTGGCGAGATAGATGCTGTAAAAGGCGAAGGCACTGGCGATGACATTGACGATGCTTTCGGCTGCATCTGTAAGAATGGCATTGGAATGCGTGATCAGATAGGCCCCAAACTTGGCCAGCATCAGTAAAAAACTGATGGACAAGGCAATAAGAATGGCTGTCTTTCTAGGATGCAATGTTCTCGATTTGGTGTTCAAAAATACTGTTTAAGGCGCGCATTCCATTAAAAGTATTTTTTTTAGTTCATAATCCGGTGAGGTTCATATCTTTGTGTCCGCACAAATTTTATTGCTATTCACCACCAATTATGACATTTTTATCTAAAAGAATCAACAACCTGTCTGAGTCGCAAACCATTAAAATGGCTAAGCTGGGCAGAGAGCTATCCGCCAAAGGGATAGATGTTATTAACCTGAGTTTCGGGGAGCCTGATTTTTATACGCCTGACTTTGTAAAGGAGGCAGCCAAAAAAGCCATAGATGAAAACTACTCATATTATACTCCGGTATCGGGATACGCTGATTTGAGAAAAGCGGTTACTGAAAAACTATTAAACGAGAATAACCTTACCTATTCTCCTGAGCAGATTGTTGTATCGACCGGTGCCAAGCAATCGCTTGCAAATGCAGTTCTCTGCCTGGTAGATCCGGGTGATGAAGTGATCGTTCCTACGCCTTACTGGGTATCGTATTCAGAAATGATCAAGCTGGCGGAGGGCGAGACGGTGTTTATCAACGCAACTGTGGAGAATGAGTTTAAAATCACTGCCGACCAACTTGAAGCTGCAATAACACCTAAAACCAAGCTGTTCATGTTTTCTTCGCCATGTAATCCGACCGGTTCGGTATACAGCAAAGAAGAACTTGCTGCACTGGTAGAGGTTTTTGAGAAATATCCGAATATTTACATTATATCGGACGAGATTTATGAGCACATCAATTTTGTCGGCCAGCATGCTTCTATTGCTGAATTCGACAGTGTGAAAGACCGTGTGATACTGATCAACGGCTTCTCTAAGTCGTACGCCATGACCGGATGGCGTGTGGGCTATATGGCGGCCAACAAAGAGATCGCTTCTGCTTGTGATAAATTGCAGGGCCAGATCACTTCGGGTACCTCTTCAATCGCGCAGCGTGCTGCTTTGGCTGGTTACCAGGGTGGCTTAGATTCTGTAAAGGAGATGGTTGCAGAATTTAAAAAACGCAGAGACATTGTTTACGCCCTGCTTAAAGAGATTCCCGGCGTTAAGGTTAATCTTCCTGACGGTGCGTTTTACTTCTTCCCGGAGATTAAGTCTTATTTCGGGAGAAGGAATGGCGATACGGTAATCAACAATGCGGAAGACCTGTGTTTATACATCCTGAATGAGGCTCATGTTTCGACCGTAACCGGCGAAGCTTTCGGTAATGAAGACTGCATCAGGATTTCTTATGCAGCGTCTGAAGACCAGCTAAGAAAAGCGGTATCAAGAATTAAAGATGCTTTAGTGAAGTTGTCGTAAGACACTTATCAAATGATAACGAAAGCCGGATATTGATAAAATATCCGGCTTTTTATGTTTTATCCCATGATCTGGTTGGCGGTTATGATCTAATGGCTTCGACGGGGTCGAGACGGGAGGCTGAATATGCTGGCCAAAAACCTGAGATAACTCCGATGATCACTGATACACCTATTCCCAGAATAATGTTCGACATAAACAATACCATCTCAAATCCGAAGGAGCCAGCGATCAGCGTACCGATATATACGAGCAATAAGCCAAGTAGCCCACCTAAAAGACATAGTGCAATGGCTTCAAACAGAAACTGAAGCAGGATAAAGTAGTTTTTGGCACCCAGGGACTTTTGTATACCAATGATGTTGGTACGTTCCTTTACAGAAACAAACATGATATTGGCGATGCCGAAGCCGCCCACGAGTATAGAAAAGCCCCCGATGATCCATCCGGCAAGGTCGACCACCCCAAACATCGTATCGAGCTGATCGGAGGCGATGGTACTTTTGTTGAGCGCAAAGTCGTCGTCCTGTCCCGGCCTGATCTTTCTGATGGAGCGCATAGCTCCTCTCAGCTCACTTTCCACTTCTTCGAGTGCGATGTGATCATAGCCTCTTACTGTAATGGTGGGGTCGTAACGGCCGCTTTCTACATCCATCATACCGCGCGCTAAATTAAGCGGCATAATGATATTCTTGTCCTGTGACATGCCCATCATGTCTTCCCCCTCCTTTTTAAATACGCCTACCACCGACATTTTTCTTCCCATGACCGAGACCTTTTTGCCTATGGCTGGCTGACCGTTGAACAAGCCTTCTGCGAGTGCAGCGCCAATGAGCACTACCGGCGAACCGGCCCTACCCTCGTTCTCGGTAAAATACCTGCCTTCCTGAAATTCCAGGTTCCAGGTTTTGTTAAAGTCCTGCGAAACCGCCCTCAGTCCGGCGCCCTCCACAGCATTTACGCGGTATTTGACGGTGCGCTCGTTTGCGTAGATTTCGTAGGAAACCCCCTGGGCATAGGTTAATCTTTCTTTTAGCAGATCATAATCCCGGAGAGAGGGTTCGGGACGGTTAACATACTTCCACCATGGATAGTCGCCAAATCCACCCCATGGCCACTTTTGGATAAAGATTGTTTTGGAACCTAACTTATCTATACTTTCCTGAAGCTTACTTCTGAACGTGTCGGCCGCCGAGAAAACGAAAATAATGGCAAAAATGCCTATGGTGATGCCTAAAAGCGATAGCATGGTGCGCAGCTTATTCTGGCGTAGGGCATCAGCTGCAAAACGGAAACTCTCGGCAATCAGTCTAAAAATTATCATCATCAGGATTTAGATCAAATGTACCCAAAAAGGTTACAGCTGGATCACTTTAACTTAAAAATTGCTCAACTAGGTTTATAAAAATTATATTAGTAAATTTGCGCCCTAAATTATTACATCAGAAAAATATGAAATTATCTCAATTTAAGTTTAATTTACCTGAGTCGTTAGTTGCAAACAATCCATCTGAACAGAGAGATGAAGCGCGATTAATGGTTCTGCATAAAGATAGTGGCAAAATTGAACACCGGATTTTCAAAGATGTTTTAGAGTATTTCGATGATAAAGATGTAATGATCCTGAACAACACCAAGGTGTTTCCGGCCAGACTTTATGGCAACAAGGAAAAAACAGGCGCTACTATTGAGGTTTTCCTGTTACGCGAGCTGAACCGCGAGCTTCGCTTATGGGACGTTTTGGTTGATCCGGCGCGTAAAATTCGTGTAGGTAACAAGCTTTACTTTGGCGATGATGACCTGCTTGTTGCTGAAGTGGTAGATAATACGACCTCGAGAGGACGTACCATCCGTTTCCTTTTTGACGGTACTGATGAGGAATTCAGGAAGAACATTGAGATACTTGGAGAGACCCCGCTTCCAAAATATATTAAGCGTAAGGCAACCGCTCAGGATAAAGAGCGCTATCAGACGATCTTTGCGAAACATGAGGGTGCAGTTGCTGCTCCTACCGCCGGATTGCATTTCAGCAGGGAGCTTATGAAGAGGCTTGAACTGAAAGGTGTTGACTTTGCAGAAGTAACTTTGCATGTGGGTTTGGGTACTTTCAGGTCTGTTGAAGTAGAAGATCTTACCAAACACAAGATGGACTCAGAGCAGTTCATCATTGAACAGCGCGATGCAGATATTGTTAATAAAGCTATTGAAGAAAAGAGAAAAGTTTGCGCAGTTGGTACAACCTCCATGCGTGCCATAGAATCTGCTGTTTCTTCTAACAGGACACTTAAAGCTGCAAATGACTGGACAAGTAAGTTCATATTCCCGCCTTACGATTTCAGTATTGCCAATTCCATGATCACCAATTTTCATACGCCTGAATCGACGCTGCTGATGATGGTAAGTGCCTTTGGTGGATATGAGCATGTAATGAACGCTTACGAAATTGCCGTTAAAGAAAAATATCGCTTTTATAGCTATGGCGATGCGATGCTGATTATATAGGTATTCGTTTGAAGCGAGATTACCGGTTTAAACAAGTCAATGAAATATTTCGCTATTATAGTTGCCGGTGGATCTGGAAGCCGTATGCAGAGCAAGGTTGCCAAACAGTTTTTGTTGCTGAGGGGCCGACCTGTGATGATGTATACGATTCAGGCCTTTTATAAGTGCACACTTAGTCCAGAGATAATAGTTGTACTAAATAGACATCAGCATCACTATTGGGCAGAGCTATGCCGTCTTCACCATTTCGACATTCCGCATAAGGTTGTGGAGGGTGGTGAAACGAGGTTCCACTCGGTTAAAAATGGCCTGGCTCATATCCTGGAACAGGGTGTGGTAGCTATTCACGATGCCGTAAGACCGCTTGTATCGCCGGAACTCATACTCAGGTCTTATAAACAGGCGGAGAAAAAAGGTAATTGTGTAGTTGCCGTCTCTCCTACAGACTCGCTCAGAAAACTGGATGAGGCTGAAGGAAGCCTTGCGGTGAACAGGAATGATTTCATTTTAGTACAGACGCCACAAACATTTATTGTGGAGACGCATAAAGACTGCTATAATATTCCGTACGAGGAGAAGTTTACGGATGATGCCACTGTAGCTGAACATTGTGGCCACGCCATCCATATCGCGGAAGGAGAGCGGGAAAATATCAAAATCACCTATCCAGAGGATTTGGAGATCGCTGATATTTATCTAAAAAAAAGGGGCTTTTAATATAAAAGCCCCTTTTTGTATCTGAAATACCGACTAAGCCGCACTTCTGATAATTCGTAATATTACGGCAATCACTGCAATAACTAAAAGAATGTGGATGATTCCTCCTGTATAGAAATTACCGAAAAAGCTAATCGCCCAAATGATTACCAAGATTACCGCAATTAAATAAAGTAGATTTCCCATAACGTTTAATTTTTAAGTTTATGTTTTTAGATAGATGTAAGAAGCTTATTACTTCATGACAATACATAAACAATCTTCGTTCCAAAATAAAAACCCCGCTGTTTGGCAGCGGGGTTTTTATTTGAGATTGGTACAATCTTAATATTCGTCTTCGTTGAAGAAGAAATCGTCTTTGGTTGGATAATCTGGCCAGATCTCTTCGATTGTTTCATATGGTTCACCATCATCTTCGAGTGCCTGAAGATTTTCGATTACTTCTACGGGTGCTCCCGATCTGATACCGTAATCGATTAATTCGTCTTTCGTTGCTGGCCATGGAGCGTCTTCCAAATGCGATGCGAGTTCTAGTGTCCAATACATATTCTTAATGTTATTTAAGTTGTTCTACAATAATTCGCAAAAGTATATTAAAAAACCTGACGAAAACAAACTTTTTTTTCCACTATTCACAACGGGTTTTGTATGATAACGCTCAGGAACGCGGAATCCAGATATCTTCCTTAAAATCCCCGTCAAAATTGATTTTCCGTGACAGAACAAAGAGGTAATCACTTAGCCTGTTTAGGTAGATCACAACCTTTTGATCTACGTAACTTTCGGAGGCGAGGTGGACAACAAGTCGCTCGGCCCTCCGGCAAACGCAGCGGGCTACATGGCATTGGGCGCCTGCCGTTGAGCCGCCGGGGAGAATAAAATGAGTCAGGTCGGGAAGTTCCAGATTCATCTCATCGATCTCCGTCTCGAGCAGTGTAATGTCAGCGGCGGTAAGGTCCGGAATCTTCATTTTGGATTTATCAGGATCGGCCGCCAGACAGGCACCTATGGTAAACAGCCTGTCCTGAATGTGCTTAAGCATTTCCTTGTAAGGATTGGCCGCGGCATGACTCATGATAAGGCCAAGATGTGAATTGAGCTCGTCGACCGTGCCGTAACTTTCGATACGCAGATCGTATTTTGGGACACGGGTACCGCCTATAAGGGAAGTAAGTCCCTTATCACCTGTTTTCGTGTAAATCTTCATCCGTAATGATTAAGACGGAAAATTAGACAATTTTCTCGAAATCGTTACCCTTGCTCTTTAGTTCAGCAAGCCTTGGAGATACCGCTTTTACATCGGTATTTAAATAGTCTTTCTCGATCAGACCATCCCTCATGCGAACAATGCGGTGAGCATGCTGTGCAATGTCTTCTTCGTGCGTAACGAGTATGATGGTATTGCCTTTGCTATGGATCTCTTCCAGAAGCCCCATGATTTCGATGGATGTCTTCGTGTCCAGGTTACCCGTCGGTTCATCGGCCAGAATGATGGAAGGATTATTGATCAAGGCCCTGGCTACGGCAACACGCTGGCGTTGTCCGCCAGAAAGCTCATTTGGCTTGTGCATTACGCGGTTTCCAAGCCCCACGTTTTCCAGTGCCTGCCTGGCACGACGCTCGCGGTCGCTTTTACCAACCCCGGCATAGATGAGCGGAAGGGCAACATTATCCAGTGAACTGGATCTTGGCAAAAGGTTGAACGTTTGAAATACAAACCCAATTTCCTGGTTCCGCACTTCCGCAAGCTTATCGTCTGACATCTGGCTCACATTGATACCGTTCAGTATATATTCACCTTTACTGGGTGTATCGAGACATCCGAGAATGTTCATAAGGGTAGATTTTCCTGAACCTGAAGGTCCCATAAGCGCAACAAACTCACCTTTAAAGATCTCAAGCGAAACGGACTTCAGTGCGTGGATAACCTCCGCCCCGATTACATATTTACGGCCAATGTCTTTAATGGTAATTAACGCTTCGCTCATGATTTTTCTTTTTAGACACCCTGCTGCAGGCCGTTGTTACATCTGTTCCTATTTTTCTATGATTTTGGGGACCATAAAAAAGCTTTCGTTATGCAAGGCTGCGTTCCTAAGCCCTTGCGAAGTGGTTACTTCCTGCTTCACTACGTCTTCCCGCCAGACATTCTCTTCATGATTCATATAAATCAGTGGTTCTACGCCAGTAGTATCCAATTCGTTAAGCTTTTCCATAAAGGTCAGAATCTTGTTCATTTCGCTGATCAGCGTATCGACCTGATGATCTTCTATCTCTATCCTGGCCAGATCGGCGACTTTGTGGATGGTTTGCTTGTCGATATTCATTATTGGAGAAGTTTACTGTTTATAGTTTCAAAAATACGGTCTTTTAGCGTATCTGAATCATCTATGTTCAAATCTTTAGTGGCAACAGGCTTGTGAACATAAATACGGCACAGGCCAGGCTTGCTTCCAAACCTTGATCCGTCGTCCCACATTTTCTGCCAGACGCCGATCAGCGAGACCGGTACAATGGCTACATTCTTCTCAATAGCGAGTCTGAACGGCCCGTTTTTGAAGGGAAGCAGAACGGGTGGATAATGGTCGTCGATCTTTCCCTCAGGAAAGATGATGAGGCTCATCCCTTTATCGAGGTTGTCGCCCACCCTTTTAAACGCCCGGAAAGATGACATTTTGCTGTCGCGGTCGACCGGCACATCGATCGTTTCAAAGAAAATGCGGAGCACTGGATTGTTTAGCAGCTCCTGCTTTCCCATAAAATGAAATCTGCCCCGGGCCAGGATGCACATGATCATAATATCCAGATTTGAGGTATGATTTGCGCAGTAGATATAGGTTTGCCGGTGATTGAACGGCTCCTCGTATTCGAAGCTGAAAAAGATGCCGGTGAAG
Coding sequences within it:
- the gatC gene encoding Asp-tRNA(Asn)/Glu-tRNA(Gln) amidotransferase subunit GatC, with translation MNIDKQTIHKVADLARIEIEDHQVDTLISEMNKILTFMEKLNELDTTGVEPLIYMNHEENVWREDVVKQEVTTSQGLRNAALHNESFFMVPKIIEK
- the queA gene encoding tRNA preQ1(34) S-adenosylmethionine ribosyltransferase-isomerase QueA, which gives rise to MKLSQFKFNLPESLVANNPSEQRDEARLMVLHKDSGKIEHRIFKDVLEYFDDKDVMILNNTKVFPARLYGNKEKTGATIEVFLLRELNRELRLWDVLVDPARKIRVGNKLYFGDDDLLVAEVVDNTTSRGRTIRFLFDGTDEEFRKNIEILGETPLPKYIKRKATAQDKERYQTIFAKHEGAVAAPTAGLHFSRELMKRLELKGVDFAEVTLHVGLGTFRSVEVEDLTKHKMDSEQFIIEQRDADIVNKAIEEKRKVCAVGTTSMRAIESAVSSNRTLKAANDWTSKFIFPPYDFSIANSMITNFHTPESTLLMMVSAFGGYEHVMNAYEIAVKEKYRFYSYGDAMLII
- a CDS encoding DUF2795 domain-containing protein; its protein translation is MYWTLELASHLEDAPWPATKDELIDYGIRSGAPVEVIENLQALEDDGEPYETIEEIWPDYPTKDDFFFNEDEY
- a CDS encoding lysophospholipid acyltransferase family protein, with the protein product MNKILRHTHRYYTLFVIVALSLSFYPFYYAFSRNERGYGVLNRLRKINSMMISVFTGIFFSFEYEEPFNHRQTYIYCANHTSNLDIMIMCILARGRFHFMGKQELLNNPVLRIFFETIDVPVDRDSKMSSFRAFKRVGDNLDKGMSLIIFPEGKIDDHYPPVLLPFKNGPFRLAIEKNVAIVPVSLIGVWQKMWDDGSRFGSKPGLCRIYVHKPVATKDLNIDDSDTLKDRIFETINSKLLQ
- a CDS encoding ABC transporter permease; translated protein: MIIFRLIAESFRFAADALRQNKLRTMLSLLGITIGIFAIIFVFSAADTFRSKLQESIDKLGSKTIFIQKWPWGGFGDYPWWKYVNRPEPSLRDYDLLKERLTYAQGVSYEIYANERTVKYRVNAVEGAGLRAVSQDFNKTWNLEFQEGRYFTENEGRAGSPVVLIGAALAEGLFNGQPAIGKKVSVMGRKMSVVGVFKKEGEDMMGMSQDKNIIMPLNLARGMMDVESGRYDPTITVRGYDHIALEEVESELRGAMRSIRKIRPGQDDDFALNKSTIASDQLDTMFGVVDLAGWIIGGFSILVGGFGIANIMFVSVKERTNIIGIQKSLGAKNYFILLQFLFEAIALCLLGGLLGLLLVYIGTLIAGSFGFEMVLFMSNIILGIGVSVIIGVISGFWPAYSASRLDPVEAIRS
- a CDS encoding 2-C-methyl-D-erythritol 4-phosphate cytidylyltransferase; protein product: MKYFAIIVAGGSGSRMQSKVAKQFLLLRGRPVMMYTIQAFYKCTLSPEIIVVLNRHQHHYWAELCRLHHFDIPHKVVEGGETRFHSVKNGLAHILEQGVVAIHDAVRPLVSPELILRSYKQAEKKGNCVVAVSPTDSLRKLDEAEGSLAVNRNDFILVQTPQTFIVETHKDCYNIPYEEKFTDDATVAEHCGHAIHIAEGERENIKITYPEDLEIADIYLKKRGF
- a CDS encoding cob(I)yrinic acid a,c-diamide adenosyltransferase, with the protein product MKIYTKTGDKGLTSLIGGTRVPKYDLRIESYGTVDELNSHLGLIMSHAAANPYKEMLKHIQDRLFTIGACLAADPDKSKMKIPDLTAADITLLETEIDEMNLELPDLTHFILPGGSTAGAQCHVARCVCRRAERLVVHLASESYVDQKVVIYLNRLSDYLFVLSRKINFDGDFKEDIWIPRS
- a CDS encoding ABC transporter ATP-binding protein; this encodes MSEALITIKDIGRKYVIGAEVIHALKSVSLEIFKGEFVALMGPSGSGKSTLMNILGCLDTPSKGEYILNGINVSQMSDDKLAEVRNQEIGFVFQTFNLLPRSSSLDNVALPLIYAGVGKSDRERRARQALENVGLGNRVMHKPNELSGGQRQRVAVARALINNPSIILADEPTGNLDTKTSIEIMGLLEEIHSKGNTIILVTHEEDIAQHAHRIVRMRDGLIEKDYLNTDVKAVSPRLAELKSKGNDFEKIV
- a CDS encoding lmo0937 family membrane protein; translation: MGNLLYLIAVILVIIWAISFFGNFYTGGIIHILLVIAVIAVILRIIRSAA